From the Emys orbicularis isolate rEmyOrb1 chromosome 19, rEmyOrb1.hap1, whole genome shotgun sequence genome, the window GGGATATGTAGTCCCCCAGGGGTGGCCGTATTGTAGGATGGGCAGGTCACCAGCCTGCTGTCCCAGCAGGATCCGGAGCAGCTGGCGGCCACGGGGCAGGCCCGCCCGGCCAAGGAGCAGGCGGCAGACGTGCGGGACCTGGAGGTGCTGCGGCAGAGGGAGCTAGCAGAGAGGAAGAGCCGGGCGTTCCAGCGAGGgagcaggtgagctggggctgcagctggctccCTGAGGCACggggaaggaggctgggggaTCAGGTGCCTCCCCTCGGAGAAGTGGGCTCGACACCGGCCTGGCGACACGAGTTTGGGGCTCCATACACCATCTAGATCTCCATGGTGTGCTGTTTGTGCAGTGGGCAGccgctagcagggggctgcaggttgggtttaggggggagcacagggctgaggtaggagggggctgcaggtcgggattgaggggcatgggcagagctgaggggaggggggaacccagggcagggctagcagggggctgcgggtcggggttgaagggcacgggcagagctgaggggaggggggagcccagggctgggctagcaggggctgcgggtcggggttgaggggcaccggcagggctgtggggagggagcccagggctgggctagcaggggctgcgggtcagggtTGAAGGGCAcgggcagagctgaggggaggggggagcccagggctgggctagcaggggctgcgggtcggggttgaggggcacgggcagagctgtggggaggggggagcccagggctgggctagcagggggctgcgggtcggggttgaGGGGTACGGGCAGAGCTGTGAggagggggaagcccagggcagggctagcagggggctgcgggtcagggtTGAAGGGCAcgggcagagctgaggggaggggggagtccagggcggggctagcagggggctatgGGTCGGGGTTGAAGGGCAcgggcagagctgaggggaggggggagcccaggacggggctagcagggggctgcgggtcggggttgaggggcacgggcagagctgtggggaggggggagcccagggaagggctagcagggggctgcgggtcggggttgaagggcacgggcagagctgaggggaggggggagcccagggcggggctagcagggggctacgGGTCGGGGTTGAAGGGCACGGGCAGAGCTgtgaggaggggggagcccagggctgggctagcagggggctgcgggtcggggttgaagggcacgggcagagctgaggggaggggggagtccagggcggggctagcagggggctatgggtcggggttgaggggcacgggcagagctgaggggaggggggagtccagggcggggctagcagggggctatgGGTCGGGGTTGAGGGGCACCGAACTGTGCAGGAACTGCTCTGGCCCACCCTTCTCCTGCCCCTCAGTTCAGAGGGCACCGCATTCCTGTGTGCCAGAGGCTGCtgccttcggggggggggggggggggggcgctgcagccCATCTTCTTCCCCCCCCTCGCCTGGCTCACCCCAACCTCTGTGCCCCCAGGCACTCCCGGTTCGGCGGCTCCTACGTGGTCCAGGGGCTGAAATCCATCGGCGACAGGGACCTCGTGTTCCACAAGGGGCTGCACAACGTAGGTGCCTTCTGCCCACGCCTGGCCGGCCttaccggggggaggggagctctgtGTATGTTTGGGGGGGGTGACGGATGGGGGGGCTCTCCCTTGGGAGCTGaggaaggagcagggctggaggaaggcAGCAGAGACTGATCCGACAGCTCCGTGGTGGCCCGAGGCCATTTGGATCCCATGTGCCTGGGGGCTGGGACATAGACCGGACCCTGTGGATCCGGGACAGAGCGATCGGGAGGGGCGGGAGGGCTGTGGATGGGATGTTCCTCTCCtcactcttcccccccacccctccgcagCTGAAGGAGCACAGCCACGACCTGGGCAAGGAGCCGCGGCGGGTCCCCAAGCGCCGGCAGCTGGCCCGGGAAGCAGAGCCGCGCCGGCGCTCGGCCCTCAACGTCCGCCTCTTCCTGCGGGAGTTCTGCGGAGACTTCCTGGAGAGCTGCTACAACCCCCTCATGCGCCTGGTCAAGGTGAGCGCGGGCGGTGGTCGCAGCAGCACCGGGCCCCCCCGGGCACAGCTGGGAGCCTCTGACCCCAGCTGGGCAGCTTCCCCTGCCCTCTGGGGGACAGTGATGCAGGGGgcgttggggtggggggcagctcaGGGGTTGGCTATTCAGCATCACTAGCTCCAATCCCGTCAGCGCCCCTGGAGCAGCATGGGAGGGtctcgggggtgggggctgggcaggagggtccccgCTGCCCCCCCCAACCTGTATGTGCtccccaggaccagctgctccggGAGAAAAGCCAGCAGCATGACGAGACCTACTACCTGTGGGCCATGGCCTTCTTCATGGCCTTCAACCGCGGCCGGCGCTTCCGGCCCGAGCTGGTGTCCGAGACGGTCAGCGTCCGCGCCTTCCACTTCATCGAGCAGAACCTCACCGCCTACTACGAGGCCATGCTCCTGGACAAGAAGGAGGCCACGTCGTGGGCCAGGCGGTGAGCAGGGCGCCCGGCCGCCCCTCTCCACTGGGCCTGGGGGGGCGCTGAATGGGACCGGAACGGCCCAGTGCAGGGAGGGAGtgtggtttagtggttagagctgggggggccgggagccaggggaggggagggggggtgtctagTGGCTTAGAGAAGGGGGTGGAGCTagaagccaggatgcctgggttctttccccagttcTCAACTCCAGGAGTCCTCGGTTGACTCCCTTCACCCTCTGCCTGTCACCTGCCACCTTACCCTCCCCTGGGGGGCCAGGGGGGCCgtgtcccgcccccccccacacacacacacctgagctAGGTGCCAAGAGCGGCTGCCCAAGGGGGGGCACTCTCCTGACCAGCCTCTGCTCCGTGCCCAGAATGCACCTGGCCCTGAAGGCCTACCGGGAGCTGCTGACCACGGTGCAGGAGATGGATCGCTCCCCGGACGAGGCCGTGCGGGAATGCAGCAAGATCATTAAGAGTGAGTGCACCCCCGGGccagtccccacccccccaggcactcagcccccacccccaccccttggagccagctggggggagggggttgctcttaactggggctcccagcccctcgGTACTGGGCCCCCCAGCTATGACATGGGGTGACATGGTcatggctgccctggggctggatcgggGCCAGCTCCCCCTTGAAGGGGGAGGTCCCATTCCCCAccgccctgagccagccagtccccaccctggggccggatgggagctggcACCCCCTAGAGGAGAAAGGCCTGGTGCCCCATCTCCTACCCCCTTTCCccaaaccagccagtcccctgccctgcagccagatCGGAGCCAGCGCCCTCTAGAgggaaaagccccccccccccccacctcattcCCCTAggctgcccagccccaccagtCCTGTGTCAGCCCCTTTGCCTGGTGGgcgctgccccctggccaggccagggcGCTCGCTCACTCTCCCTTGCTGTGACGCGCTCCACCCACCCCAGATAACATCTTCTACCTGATGGAGTACCGGGAGCTCTTCCTCGCTCTCTTCCGCAAGTTCGAGGAGAGTCGCCAGCCCCGCTGCTTCCTGCGGGACCTGGTGGAGACCACCCACCTCTTCCTCAAGATGCTGGAGGCCTTCTGCCGAGGCAGGAACAACCTGGTGGTGCAGgtagctggggagggggcgggctgggctggggggaggtgctTCGGGGGGGTTGTGTCTGGGGGGGGCACCTGCTTATTTGCCCCCCTTGGACAGGGGGAGGCACCACTGATCTGACCCAGGGCCATGCTaacccctctctttcccccaccctccccgggtgggtacaggggaagcggggctggCCCCTGGTTTGGCCCACGGCCCCCACATTTcccccccagctgtggccagctctcCCTTACCTGACAGTCACTCCTAGTGGCCGGCAGGGGGCGCCAGAAGCTCGGCTTCCTGTGtgcctcggggcagggggttcggtCCTGGGGTCTGCCAGCCGTACAGGGGGAGCATTGCGGGGGCCTCTCACCGCGCCATCTCCTCCCTGCAGAGCAAAAGGGTGAGGAGGAAGAAGCAGCCCCGGGCCGGCCGGGCAGCCCCCCCTGCACAGCCCCGTGCCccccaggagctggaggagctgtGGCCCAGCCTGGCGGAGCAGCTCGGCGCCTGCGCCCAGGTAGGAGGGGGCAGCGCCTGGGGTCCCTGCGCGGTCTGGGTCAGGGCTGCCCTGGGGGACCCGGCCCAGCGTGGCTTGGGCATCACCGGGGGTGTGGCCTTGTCGCATGCACAGGCCACGCCCCTTGTGGGCCACGCTAGGTGGCAGGGGAGTCTGTGGGGCCCCCCTGGTGTGGGCATCTGGGGCAACCGTGAAAGTGCAGCTGCATCCCCATAGTGTTGGGGGGGCAGGACAGGCGCCCGTCCCCAGGGACCAAGGTGGGCTGAatccatggggggtggggggtgctgctctggggggctgagcccaccaggggtggggggccTGGTTCAGTGGCGGCAGGTGGCattctgggggggctgggctcagtGGGCTGgtgcccccctgcctggggccagccccccaatGGGACATGGTGCTGTTCTGTGGTAcctctgtgggcagggctggatcTGGTCCCTCCCTGCCAGGCACTGAGtcaccccagcctctcccccgccccccacttccCTGCCAGGGGGCTGAGCCCCTCCCGGAAGACGTGGTCCCCTTCGACGCTGCCTCGGAGACCCCggtggaggagcagcgagcggagGCCATGGTGCGCATCCAGGACAACCTGCTGGGCCGCCGGGCGCCGGCCGCCCTGAccctgctccgctctgccaggTACTGCCGCCGGCCCCGCTGGGGGTCACCAGGGCGATGCGCCCACCCGCCGTcggtgctgggggggctgtggggacccCCGGCCGATGGGTCGCGCGGGGGCCTCTCACTTCCCCAGCACCCCGGCCCGACCTGTCTGTGTCCCCTTCCCAGGGAGGTGTGGCCCGAACAGGACGTGTTCGGCTCCCCGCAGGCAGCCCTGGACGAGGAGATCCAGCTGCTGAGACAGATTCTCTTCGCTCCTCTTCCTCGTGAGtatccttgccagaggatgggggggggggtgtcattttttggggggggtcctCTCCCATCACCCCAGTGCCGCCTCCCCACACACAAAGCCTGACTGCTCCAGCCTGGCTCAGTCCAGCcattcacccccccacacacagctgggAGCCCTGTTAACCCCAGAGTGCCCGGGCTGGGCGTGGGCAGGCCCCGCTGCGGGGTGGTGCTGGGTGGGCAGCCCCGGGGTAAGGAGCCGGCTGTGTGTGCTGCCGTCGACTCCCTGGTGGTGCCGCGTCCCCGTCATCCCTGGGTGTCTGGACATTGCAGGGCAAGCGGCGCCCGAGGTCGAGGagccgggggaggaggaggaggaggaggaggtggaggaagaacTGGCGTCTGTCCAGGTGTCGGAAAAAGAGTTCAACTTCCTGGATTATCTGAAACGGTGAGTGGGACGCGCCAGTGGGAGGTCGGgtcagggcagcagggctgggacacGCTCTCTCCAGGAGGCCAGCTGGGCCATGTAGGTCGAGGTGCCCTGGATCCTAACGCTGGGTACActgagcccctgggctgggcagaACATCTCCGGCTGGCAGGCGCTGTCACCCTGTGGGGTGACTCTTGGGCATGTGGAGGGACttggggggcaggcaggactcctgggttctattcctggctctgtgtggctatGAGCAAGTCGTttgcctgctctgtgcctcggtttccccattggGTACAGGGAGGCTGATCCTTGCCTCTTGGAAGctaagctgggggggaaggggccccgtCCCTCGGCTGAGCTGTCCCATGATCCTTTGCTCACTCACCTGTGTgttgggggctggtgggggccagGTTTGCCAGCGCCAGCGTGGTCAAGGCCTACGTCCTGCTGCTCCGGGGCTACCGGCAGAACAGCGCCCACACCAACCACTGCGTGGCCAAGATGCTGCATCGCATCGCCTACGACCTCAAGATGGAGGCGCTGCTCTTCCAGCTCTCCGTCTTCTGCATCTTCAACCGCCTGCTCAGCGACCCCTCGGCCTCCGCCTACAAGGTGAGGGGCCCCTGGGGAGCCGCCCCAGGCAGGGCCCGCCCTTCACCAGGCTACGCCTGCGTCACCAACCCGCCAGCAGGGAACAGCCAATGCCGGGGAGAGGGGCCTCGAACCTCCACGCTCCCCTGTCAGTTAGAGCAGCCTTAGGGCTGCTCTAAGCTaagccccgctccctgcaggcccagggaagcagagaataCCCATGATGCCATGCATAATCTTCCTCTCCCCTCTGCACTTGCGCTGTGCTAGCCCATTACGCTCCAGCTACGGAGATAACAGCCCTGCTACTGCTGCCTCCAATGGAGCTGCTCTGTTGGCTCAAGCGGTCCAGGCCCATGCGTTCAGTCCAGAAAGGTTCCCAGTTtggtgctggggaaaggggggtgTTTATGGCGCCGTGAAGCCTctaaccaccccaccccaccccctgccttccCAGGAGCTGGTGACCTTTGCCAAGTACGTCCTGGGCAAGTTCTTTGCCCTGGCAGCCACCAACAAGAAGGTCTATGTGGAGTTGCTGTTCTGGAAGAGCACGGCCACCGTGCGAGAGATGACGGAGGGCTACAGCTCACTgcaggaaggagaggggtgagTCTGGGCTGAAGGCTGCCAGCTTGAAGGAGGccctgggatggggtgggggtgaagcgTTAAAGTCCTCTCTGTGTTACCCGTATTCTTGGCCCTGCTTGCTACTACttagagcagccttggggctgctctCGCTTCTGCTCCGCTTCCCCTGGTGCAGTGCCCGCTTTgctagggcaggggcagcgcccTGACACCAGCTGCACACGATCCCCAGGAGGCCCTGCGCACGGGGGCGGTTCTCAGGGGAGGGACATTGGCACCCCATTTAAGGCCGGTTTGCAGGACGGTGACCCTAGGGCAGGGcgaccctcctccccaccccacgtgCTGCAGGCGGCTAGAGCCCCAGGGTCCCAGCCGAGGAGGGGAGGGTCTCCGACTCCAGCAGCACCTCACCGGGTCTCTGCTTCCCCCAGCTCTGGTGCCCGGAGGGCCCCCAAGTGGACTccgcaggaggaggaggagctgcggGAGCTGTACCTGAAATACAAGGGAGTGGAAGGTACCAGCCGTCTTGTTAATGACCCGCCGGGGCGTCTGGGTTCGGGGGAgctgcccaggactcctgggttctgtcccagctctgagaggggagtggaggCGTTTTTTGTAACCGCGCCCTGGCCTCTCCCCAGGTGCGGATGTCGTCGGCAGCATCCTCGCACACCTGCGGGCTCCCGGCCGGACCCGGAAGCAGGTCGTCAAGCAGCTGGTGCGGCTGGGGCTGGCCGAGAGCGCGAGGGATTTCCCGCGGGAGAGGTGGGTGCCCCCTGGGCCTCTCGGGAGCTGaacggcaggggctgggggggggggcaagggggagccCCGAGCCGGCCACAAAGTGAAAAGAACCCAGCGTCCGTGCACTGGGGACTCTGCGTGGCAGGGACAGTAAATCCCCTGCTCTctgcatggggggcggggggtatcCAGGGGGAGGTGGGCACTGGGGTGAggggactaggagccaggactcctgggttctattctcagctgtGTCACTGATGCTCTGTGACCATGGGGGAGTCCCTCCCATCCCAGCGCGGTGCGATCCGTGGTTGGGGGGCGCGGGGGCTGGGCGTCCCTCCTGCCCCTGAGTGCCCGTGTTCTGGCCCAGGAAGGGGACGTGCCTCGTGCTGTGGACggaggagcaggagctggagctgcagcGGCTCTTCGAGGAGTTCCAGGGCGCAGACGGTAAGCGGAGGGACCCCGGGGGGCAGAACGGGGCAGGAGCAGATTgatcgaggggggggggggtccctgatCAGCTGGGACTCATTAACCTCCTCACCCCCTCGTATCCCTGCGCCCAGTGTAATGAAGGGGCTCTCCAGCCTGATGCGGAATCTCTCCGCCCCCCGGCAGATATCCTGGGTAACATCATGAAGCACCTCACGGCCAAGCGCTCCAAAGCCCGCGTCGTGGAGAAGCTTCTAAGCCTGGGGCTGGTGGCAGAGCGCAAGGAGCTGTACAAGAAACGCAAGAGGAAGCCCGGCCTGCCTGGCATGGTACagcactgtgtgtggggggggggtgtccccccTGCTGTCGGGGGCacactcccattgcccctgctgggaggggtggtcagagggtaatttccccccccccccgtttgtgTGGGATGTGTTTCCGTGGGGCTGAGGCCTATGGGGGGGCTCTGAAGGCGCCCCCCCTGTCCTGGGGATCCCTTCCCAAATGGGTGCGGTTGCCTTCGCCGGCTTCTCTGGAGGGTCCCCAAGCACTTTATAGACCCTGATCCACCCCCAGCCATGCCCTGTCCCGAATTGTatgcatggggaaactgaggcatgggggggggcatgACTCACATGTTgatggatagaacccaggagtcctagctcccaatGCTGCCCCCCCTCCGGCTCGAGCCCACTGGACCCTACTCCTTTATGATCAGATGCAGCTATGAGTCTGGGCTGGGCACCCTCTCTTACCcagctcctcccttctccccccaatgGAGCCTGGGCAGGACCCCCCCGCTCTTGGCATATGACTTTACCGTCGCTCCCATCCCTTCCAGAGCGAGGACAGATCCCCGTGGGGTGCGGCTGGCCGGGAGGACTctgcagaggaggaagaggaggagagcgACAGCGAGGAGgaggcctgggaggaagggggcgcAGGTGACAGGGCCGCAGACGAGCGCCAGGAGCAGGGCAGCAAGAACCAGCTGGCGCTGGAGCAGGACGTGCAGGGCCTGGCGCGCCGCCTGAGGCAGGGAGGTGAGGAGCACGCTGGCTCCCCCAGTGGCGGCGGCGCACCCgtgagcgcctcctgctggcctggggagcTGTTGGGTGGGGCATGCGGGCTGCTGCTTGGCTGGGGGCCACTGGGCCTCtgttgggggtgggatggggggcagcgAATGCCGGCTGCCTCGGCTCCTTGGCCCAGACACACAGAGGTTAAGGCCTGTGCCCgcactgccccccccaaccccagagaGTGCAGCCCCACGGCTCCTTAAAGGGGCCACTGCCCGCTGGGATCCCTGGCTTGTGAGTCTCCAGCTCGGAGTGTTCCTGGGGCCATCTCTCACCTCCGCCCTCCCTTGTGCCTGCAGGCCTGGCTGGCTCCTTGCTGTGGCTTCAGAACTGCCTGAACCGAGCGGCCGAGGACCGGGAGGAAGATGGTTAGTACCCGCGGGGGGCAGGATCGGTGCTGGGAGGGCGGCTGGCGCCGGGCATGGCCCTGCCGCGCTCGGGAGATGCTGGCGGCTTCTCCCCGGGCTCCCGACATCGGCAGTGCCGCAGGGAAGGTCCCGGGGGGATGGCTCGTGAATGGGATCTGTTCCCTCCTGGGGCAAATGGGGGCACCCCAATACCAACTGGGGTGAGATGCTCCTTGGGGCCAGCCCGGGGCATCGGGAGGGGATCCATGTGCATCTCTCCCCTACGCTGCGCCCACGTGAGCCCCCCGAGTCCCCCGGCACTAGCACCCCCACCTGGCATTTCCCGGTTTCGAAGGATCCCCCGGCTGTAGCCccgacccccctctcccccatgcgcGGGGCGGGTTCATCCTCACGGTGCCCCCTGTCCCCAGGCACCGCCCAGCCCGTGCCCTTGGTGCCGCTCTTGGAGGAGAACGAGGACGCCATGGAGAACCAGGGGTTCCAGAAGCTGCTGCGAAAGGTCGGGGTTCGGGCCCCAGCTAACGAGCAGGTAATTACCCCCTGTCAGAGTCCCCGGGCGACGCTCgggaactgctccctacgaagccaggcaggactctggggagcctcctctcggAGCAGACTGGCTCCAGGGCAAGACGCTTCCACAGCTTCaccctcctgggtctgacctgggagcattcagcatatgcccctccgtgcgcttcccccAGCGAGTCTGCACcggcggggtcctggggcagccagagggccctgccccccaactccgcaGCCAGACTCGACTCTCAGCCAGACGGTAACACAGAAGggttattagacgacaggaacacggtccaaacagagcttgtaggtgcagagaacaggacccctcagtcggGTCCATCttgggtggccagagaggccagagccccgtctgggcccccttcatttccccagccagctccaaactgaaactcgccagcccctcctctgcctttgtctctttcccgggccaggaggccacctgatctctttgttctccaacaccttcagttggcacctttgcaggggaggggccagaagacagggtgtcagccattctctttgcagacagcatcacagtggccctctagggctctgcaacaatcacccCCTTATTCCACCACcaagatacttaagaaatgcataggggaaactgaggcacccacacagtattcagagaaaacattgagaacattcccacttcatcacgttccccccccccacacacacacacacactctctctctttcactcacacacacacacacactctgcattGTGAGGGTGGCTGGTATGTGCCCTGGGGCGGAGGGGAAAggatgttttttggggggggggtccaatccactgggacaccccccccccgcggcactAACACTgtcgtcccccgtcccccccccgcaGGAATCCTTCTGGCGCATCCCGGCCAAGCTGAGCCCCGAACAGCTCCGGCGCGCGGCTGCCTCCATCGCCCAGGAGGAGCCTGAGGGGGAGGAAGGCTCCCCGGGGGGGCCGGACGCCGGCCCGGAGCAGAGAGCCCAGGCCCTGCAGACCTTGCAGCTGGCCCGGAGGAAGAGAGGGGCCCCAGCCGTGCCAGGTGAGCGATGGGTGGGTGTTGGCCTGGGAGGCTGCCCCAGGAGGCAGGGGACAGGCtgagcagtggggtgggggtggggggactgttGTGTTGCGCgcgcacaccccctcccccccccccgatgcttTCACTTTCTTGTTCCATTTCAGAGGAGGAAACACCTGGCCCGGAGCAGCCACCAGCGTTCCCAGGGTCTGATCTGGAGAGGTGAGTCAGGGGTGGTaaccccgcccccacccaggctctgtgcccacacaggactcctgggttctgtccctggctctgggaggggggtggggcctggtgggactgggagccaggactcctgccttTGACTCCCTTCTGCCTTGGGAAGTTCctgccgctctgtgcctcagtttccccatctctaacagGTAATGATGTCCCATCCAGGGGGGTTGAGGTCTAGTGTTCataaggggctgggctggggcggggagctgggggtcgggggtGCCGGGGTTGCCCCTAATCCCTTCCCTCGTCATCGCAGGGACTCTCCTGTCCAGTCGCAGCTGGGCCCCAAGCGGAGCCGTGTGATCCACAGCGACGAGGACGAGGACCCCGAAAGCCGAGGTCTCCGAGcgcctccctctgcccttccctgcagcctgcctggccctgggtgcaagagccgccccccccccacacacacacacacacaggggatgGGCACTGGTGGCAGCTGCCGTCCGGGGGCACCCCGGGGCAGAGCCAAGTGGGGCCCCAGGtgccccctgctctggggggtgggagtAGCCTCTGGAGTGCTGACAGGCTGAGTGCGGGGCTCAGCTggagggaggtgcgggggggcagcctgaggggactgtggggtggagggggctgagccgggaggggggtgggggactcAGCCCTGAGGTCCCTCGTCTGTTCTCCCTTTCAGCTGCGGCGCCAGCCCAGCCGGACCCCAGCTCGGACGGGGAGGGGACACGGCCCCCCCGCCGGAGGAAGCGCCTGCGGATCGAGGAGGAGGATtaaaggacacccccccccccccccctgctggagGAAGCGCCTGCGGATCGAGGAGGAGGATTAAAGGGGCCtggccagaccccccccccgtacGTCGCcttggcctgcccccccccccccccaaggctccTCCAGACTGCTATCAGTATGACCAGCTGCTTCAGACACTCCCCTCCACCCGCGCCTGTCTGCCACgcacagccggggggggggagcgctggggccAGGCTGTAGGGGGCACagacgtggggggggggcactgaggagccagcccctgccccttccccttcctggTTCCTTTTGCTTGTAATTCCCCCAGAGGGgtcacttcccccccaccccgggggggTGACGCGGTTTGAATTGGGTTCTGGGTTCCAAGGTTTGTCGCCCACAATgtggtcccgtccccccccaagCTGCTGGTGTCATCAGGGTTAAAGGTCGTGATCCCCAAAGGAAGCAAAGGGCCGTGTGCTCCCTGGCGGGCTGGGGGCTGCGTCCCCATGTGTGGAGGGGACGTCCTTGGCCCTTCCCCTGGGGCGGCTGGGGTGGCTTAGCCAAAAGGGGGCCTAGGCTGTCCCACTCCCGGCCCTGGGCTAGAGCTGCCCTACCCCCGGCAGGGCCCAGCTCCTCTGGGCCAGGGCCCGGCTGGGCCCCGGATAAGCCGTGCCCTGCTGGGTGGGCACTGGGTCCTTCTGTCCCAGGAGATCCGGGGCGAGCCAGACAGGGAGGGGCattaactcctccccccccccccccattcccatacCTCATCCCCCAGCCCCCTTTGTGGTTTGACTTCCAGCAGGAGTTaacatccaccccccacccccacccccggtttGTTTGCTGTGTCATTACGAATGGGCAAAGGCCAAAATAAAATGGGCTCAACCTTCCCTCTTGTCTCCCTGCTGCAGTGGTGTGGGGCAGGCCAGGGCTGCTGGGGCCGGGacgggggagtgtgtgtgtgccaggactcctggctccacGTGCGGGAGGGGagctgtgacaatgcggttctggcggaacccaactgagagtgccaactcaggacaaattgctcaaa encodes:
- the TIMELESS gene encoding protein timeless homolog, which gives rise to MDLYMMNCELLATCSALGYLEGDVYHKEPDCLESVKDLIRYLRYEDETRDVRQQLGAAQILQNDLLPLIAQYPQDKLLFDAVVRLMVNLTQPALLCFGKVPHDPGSRHCFLQVVSYLQAYKEAFASEKVFGVLSEKLYDLLQLDWEQRQEEDNLLVERILLLVRNVLHIPADPEEEKSVDDDASTHDRVLWAIHVSGMDDLLKFLASSSAEQQWGLHVLEIISLMFRDQQDPEQLAATGQARPAKEQAADVRDLEVLRQRELAERKSRAFQRGSRHSRFGGSYVVQGLKSIGDRDLVFHKGLHNLKEHSHDLGKEPRRVPKRRQLAREAEPRRRSALNVRLFLREFCGDFLESCYNPLMRLVKDQLLREKSQQHDETYYLWAMAFFMAFNRGRRFRPELVSETVSVRAFHFIEQNLTAYYEAMLLDKKEATSWARRMHLALKAYRELLTTVQEMDRSPDEAVRECSKIIKNNIFYLMEYRELFLALFRKFEESRQPRCFLRDLVETTHLFLKMLEAFCRGRNNLVVQSKRVRRKKQPRAGRAAPPAQPRAPQELEELWPSLAEQLGACAQGAEPLPEDVVPFDAASETPVEEQRAEAMVRIQDNLLGRRAPAALTLLRSAREVWPEQDVFGSPQAALDEEIQLLRQILFAPLPRQAAPEVEEPGEEEEEEEVEEELASVQVSEKEFNFLDYLKRFASASVVKAYVLLLRGYRQNSAHTNHCVAKMLHRIAYDLKMEALLFQLSVFCIFNRLLSDPSASAYKELVTFAKYVLGKFFALAATNKKVYVELLFWKSTATVREMTEGYSSLQEGEGSGARRAPKWTPQEEEELRELYLKYKGVEGADVVGSILAHLRAPGRTRKQVVKQLVRLGLAESARDFPRERKGTCLVLWTEEQELELQRLFEEFQGADDILGNIMKHLTAKRSKARVVEKLLSLGLVAERKELYKKRKRKPGLPGMSEDRSPWGAAGREDSAEEEEEESDSEEEAWEEGGAGDRAADERQEQGSKNQLALEQDVQGLARRLRQGGLAGSLLWLQNCLNRAAEDREEDGTAQPVPLVPLLEENEDAMENQGFQKLLRKVGVRAPANEQESFWRIPAKLSPEQLRRAAASIAQEEPEGEEGSPGGPDAGPEQRAQALQTLQLARRKRGAPAVPEEETPGPEQPPAFPGSDLERDSPVQSQLGPKRSRVIHSDEDEDPESRAAAPAQPDPSSDGEGTRPPRRRKRLRIEEED